In Desulfitibacter sp. BRH_c19, the genomic stretch ACCAGGTTTCATGGGTATAGGTAAGAGCTATATTGTTAGTAGAAAATTCATAACTGCTGATGGTGGATTACAGCGAATTGTTTGGATGCCTAAAGCATTAAAAGAATTCTTAAGAGATGATTTAATTAAGAGAAGTGTAGAAGATGGTCTTGGTGAAGATTTCATTGACAAGATAGCCGATGAAACAATCGGAACTACTTCAGATGAGATACTACCATTCCTTGAAGAGAAAGGCCATCCAGCATTAACTATGGATCCATTATTTTAATATCAATTTTGGGTGCCGTTTTTTGCGGCACCCAATAAAAATAAAAATGTCTTATTCAATTAAGAAAGGGGATCAGTTATGGGCTTAACAGGTTTGGAAATTTACAAACAACTGCCAAAAAAGAACTGCGGAGAATGTGGACCTCCAACTTGCTTAGCATTTGCGATGAATCTTGCAAGTGGGAAAGCAGCATTGGATTCATGTCCATATGTTACTGATGCAGCAAAGGAAGCTTTAGAATCAGCGGCAGCTCCTCCAATTGCTTTAGTTAAAGCTGGTACTGGGGATTATGTTGTTGAAATGGGTGACGAAACAGAATTATTCCGTCACGATAAAAAGTTTTATCATGAAGCTGCATATGCTATTAAAGTTAGTGATAGTTTATCAGAGGAAGAAATTAGCGAGAAAGTTAAAAAAGTAAACAACCTAGTTATTGAAAGAGTTGGGATGCAGTATAAATCCCAGTTTGTTGCTATCGACAATCAATCAGGTAGTGCTGATGCTTTTGTAAAAGCTGTAGAGATTGCAAATAGTATCACAGATATGCCTCTAGTACTAATATCTACTGATGTTCCTGCTGTTGCAAAAGCATTGGAAATAGTAGCTGACAAAAAGCCTCTTGTTTATGCAGCTACAGAAGACAACTATGAAGAAATGACTAAGCTAGCTAAAGACAAAGATGTTCCTCTAGCTGTATATGCAGAAGGCTTAGATGCTTTAGCCGAGCTAGTTCAGAAGGTTGTTAACTTAGGACATAAGCAACTTGTTCTAGATCCTGGAAGCAAAGATTTATCACAAACCATTGCAAATTTAGTACAGATTCGCCGTCAGGCTATTAAGAAGAAATTCAGACCATTTGGATATCCCATAATGGCGTTCACTCAAGCAACTGACCCATTAGAAGAAGTTGTTGAGGCCGTGGCTCTAACAGGGAGATATGCAAGTATAGTTGTGATGGATACAACTGACCCAGCTCACATGGCACCACTAATGTCCTGGAGACAAAACCTATATACAGATCCACAAGTTCCAATCCAAGTTGAAGAAAAAATATATGCTGTTGGAGATGTAAATGA encodes the following:
- a CDS encoding acetyl-CoA decarbonylase/synthase complex subunit gamma (part of a complex that catalyzes the cleavage of acetyl-CoA), translating into MGLTGLEIYKQLPKKNCGECGPPTCLAFAMNLASGKAALDSCPYVTDAAKEALESAAAPPIALVKAGTGDYVVEMGDETELFRHDKKFYHEAAYAIKVSDSLSEEEISEKVKKVNNLVIERVGMQYKSQFVAIDNQSGSADAFVKAVEIANSITDMPLVLISTDVPAVAKALEIVADKKPLVYAATEDNYEEMTKLAKDKDVPLAVYAEGLDALAELVQKVVNLGHKQLVLDPGSKDLSQTIANLVQIRRQAIKKKFRPFGYPIMAFTQATDPLEEVVEAVALTGRYASIVVMDTTDPAHMAPLMSWRQNLYTDPQVPIQVEEKIYAVGDVNENSPVYVTTNFSLSFYTVQGEVESSKIPSYIIPINTDGTSVLTAYSAGKYEPEQIAAVLKKVGIEDKVSHRNVVIPGLVAVVSGKLEDSSGWKVIVGPREASGIPSFAKSQFA